One genomic segment of Gossypium arboreum isolate Shixiya-1 chromosome 3, ASM2569848v2, whole genome shotgun sequence includes these proteins:
- the LOC108459587 gene encoding transcription factor TGA3-like isoform X1, with amino-acid sequence MSSPSTELTRRMTIYEQLNQISRWGDSFNRGDSPNTGSSTIVEGDVRLENKAGYISCDQVEPSRSDQETNKPIDKTQRRLEQNREAARKSRLRKKAYVQQLESSRLKLAQLEQELERTRQQGIYISSPSDTGYFGLSGTVNSGITAFEMEYGHWVEVQNKQTCELRSALQAHITDIELQILVEHGLNHYCNLFRMKADAAKADVFYLNSGIWRTSAERFFHWIGGFRPSELLNVVMSHIEPLTDQQQLEVCNLRQSSQQAEDALSQGIDKLQQNFSCSVASDLSWGHYRAQMAVATDIIEALEGFVNQADHLREQTLLQMVRILTTHQAARGLLALGDYFHRLRALSSLWATHPR; translated from the exons ATGAGCTCTCCATCAACTGAACTTACCAGAAGGATGACAATATACGAGCAACTAAACCAAATAAGCCGGTGGGGAGACTCATTCAATCGTGGTGATAGTCCAAATACAGGATCATCCACAATTGTAGAGGGGGATGTTAGGCTAGAGAACAAG GCTGGATATATTTCTTGTGATCAAGTTGAACCTTCAAGAAGTGATCAAGAAACAAACAAGCCCATTGATAAG ACACAGAGACGTCTGGAACAAAATCGAGAAGCTGCTCGTAAAAGTCGTCTACGGAAAAAG GCCTACGTTCAACAATTAGAATCAAGTCGTTTGAAACTAGCTCAACTGGAACAAGAGCTCGAAAGAACTAGGCAGCAG GGTATATACATAAGCAGTCCATCAGATACTGGTTATTTTGGACTGTCTGGAACCGTAAACTCAG GGATTACTGCATTTGAGATGGAATATGGACACTGGGTTGAGGTGCAAAATAAACAAACTTGTGAACTTAGAAGTGCACTTCAGGCACATATCACTGATATAGAGCTACAAATACTGGTAGAACATGGTTTGAATCACTATTGCAATCTGTTCCGTATGAAAGCTGATGCCGCAAAGGCAGATGTCTTTTATTTGAACTCCGGTATTTGGAGAACTTCAGCTGAGCGTTTCTTCCATTGGATTGGAGGATTCCGACCGTCAGAGCTTTTAAAT GTTGTGATGTCACACATTGAGCCCTTGACTGATCAACAACAGTTGGAGGTTTGTAACCTTAGACAATCTTCTCAGCAAGCTGAAGATGCTCTTTCCCAAGGAATAGATAAACTTCAGCAGAATTTCTCCTGCAGTGTAGCATCTGATTTGAGTTGGGGACACTACAGAGCTCAGATGGCTGTTGCAACTGATATAATAGAAGCCCTTGAGGGCTTTGTAAATCAG GCCGATCACCTTCGGGAACAGACTTTGCTACAGATGGTTCGTATCCTAACAACACACCAAGCAGCTCGAGGTTTACTCGCCTTAGGGGATTACTTCCACCGTCTCCGAGCTCTCAGTTCACTCTGGGCTACCCATCCACGTTAA
- the LOC108459587 gene encoding transcription factor TGA3-like isoform X2, with amino-acid sequence MTIYEQLNQISRWGDSFNRGDSPNTGSSTIVEGDVRLENKAGYISCDQVEPSRSDQETNKPIDKTQRRLEQNREAARKSRLRKKAYVQQLESSRLKLAQLEQELERTRQQGIYISSPSDTGYFGLSGTVNSGITAFEMEYGHWVEVQNKQTCELRSALQAHITDIELQILVEHGLNHYCNLFRMKADAAKADVFYLNSGIWRTSAERFFHWIGGFRPSELLNVVMSHIEPLTDQQQLEVCNLRQSSQQAEDALSQGIDKLQQNFSCSVASDLSWGHYRAQMAVATDIIEALEGFVNQADHLREQTLLQMVRILTTHQAARGLLALGDYFHRLRALSSLWATHPR; translated from the exons ATGACAATATACGAGCAACTAAACCAAATAAGCCGGTGGGGAGACTCATTCAATCGTGGTGATAGTCCAAATACAGGATCATCCACAATTGTAGAGGGGGATGTTAGGCTAGAGAACAAG GCTGGATATATTTCTTGTGATCAAGTTGAACCTTCAAGAAGTGATCAAGAAACAAACAAGCCCATTGATAAG ACACAGAGACGTCTGGAACAAAATCGAGAAGCTGCTCGTAAAAGTCGTCTACGGAAAAAG GCCTACGTTCAACAATTAGAATCAAGTCGTTTGAAACTAGCTCAACTGGAACAAGAGCTCGAAAGAACTAGGCAGCAG GGTATATACATAAGCAGTCCATCAGATACTGGTTATTTTGGACTGTCTGGAACCGTAAACTCAG GGATTACTGCATTTGAGATGGAATATGGACACTGGGTTGAGGTGCAAAATAAACAAACTTGTGAACTTAGAAGTGCACTTCAGGCACATATCACTGATATAGAGCTACAAATACTGGTAGAACATGGTTTGAATCACTATTGCAATCTGTTCCGTATGAAAGCTGATGCCGCAAAGGCAGATGTCTTTTATTTGAACTCCGGTATTTGGAGAACTTCAGCTGAGCGTTTCTTCCATTGGATTGGAGGATTCCGACCGTCAGAGCTTTTAAAT GTTGTGATGTCACACATTGAGCCCTTGACTGATCAACAACAGTTGGAGGTTTGTAACCTTAGACAATCTTCTCAGCAAGCTGAAGATGCTCTTTCCCAAGGAATAGATAAACTTCAGCAGAATTTCTCCTGCAGTGTAGCATCTGATTTGAGTTGGGGACACTACAGAGCTCAGATGGCTGTTGCAACTGATATAATAGAAGCCCTTGAGGGCTTTGTAAATCAG GCCGATCACCTTCGGGAACAGACTTTGCTACAGATGGTTCGTATCCTAACAACACACCAAGCAGCTCGAGGTTTACTCGCCTTAGGGGATTACTTCCACCGTCTCCGAGCTCTCAGTTCACTCTGGGCTACCCATCCACGTTAA